tattgtcgtgctttcaatcatgtgatataaatactaacattatttagaacaaacaaaaaaaatcatttattatttattactattacatttattaaactatcataattctaatttggaacaaacattttttttttttatattattttactgattaactttattattttttttttgcattttttttaaataatttatttcttttttaactttggttattaaatatttatacttgttggtctcttctggtgtagctgcgatttcctctaaccgtttatattttatgaactgccgctggagttctcttcttcgtcctcctttagcgctgacagattcgttattggatagtcgtttcgtacgtttcttatattcttctatcgtaaggcgtcgaggtcccgcaagtttatcatcaaccgtagttgtcgatgttgattctgacggcttccagcgtggtggttgctctccaattttatatagtgttatgcctccattgttttgctctggttttttgagcaattgccagattttctggtaaagctggtcgaacttttccccaatgtcgttcatttacacgaccttgatttccaaattttcacgataataagtagaaacgctagtaagcagaagtctttagactgttacttatgtatgaagtctttagactgtcacggtcgccatgtgatgtgtcaccttatgtggttgttgccagtccacttggcaatccctgtgatgtgccaccttatgtgattgttgccagtccactcggcaataccttattcttctttctttctagattagattatggttagtcggagcagctaaatgccaaaactccagactaaccagttatgggagcagcaattgcctgaactccacaatgacctaatcaagcagtgtaaattatgggagcagcgaattgcttggactccacagaatgaaacacgttaagcttgagtttgatagttccaacgaactacgtatttttaatttatatttccttttttatacaatttttacctatacttagtaggccggtacatatcaatttacagtattttaggaaaaatattacatagtaggcaatgataagtttacagtatttttagagaaaataatacatagtaggcgatgataaagtgaataagtttacagtattttacaatctgtttaaaaaaaatcgcgGGTAGGTAGAAATTGTAGTCACATAAATGGAAACTACCTTTTGGATTTCTTGTTCTTAGGTGTTGTTGCCTGCTCATTTGGAACAATTACAAATCGTTTCTTTCTGAACATCACCCAACAGCATACAAGAAGTGAATGATTATTAACAAAACTTACGTTTAAAGCGTTTGAGTAAAATTATGTAGATATaaatagaaaattcaaaacagtttctttttactttactaaaaaattattattaatgtacCGTAATATGATTCTCCGGGCGCTCTATCGTGTGGTAGAACCTGATGCAATAGTATTTAAGAAGGACGAaacgaggtccactaattcgatatccctaaaagctgtctggcgtcctgacctacaccatagctccatctcaggcagggtctgcctcatcttctttttctaccacagatattgctcttgtagactttctgggctggatcatcctcatccatacggattaagtgacccgcccaccgtaaactattgagccggattttatccacttcaATATACCCAGTGTTTATGTCATTTGTAGAGATCTGCACGCAACAGCTAATTGTAAGAAAAATTAGAAAGGTACTAATGCTAAAAACTGTTGCAATCGTGGTGTGATGTTTCCCAGTCTATGCTTGGTTTCGGCAAAAATCGGAACCGAATAAATGAATTCAACGCCAAAACATTTACCACTCCAGCCAACACATCTGCGGAAGAGGGCTCTACAAACACCTCAACAAGGCGTGAACTATGCTAATGTTTAAAAATCCAAACCTcaaaacaaaaagcaaaataCAAGCGCTCCACAATCTGGAAGGGCTTCTCCTTACACTGGCAAATTGATGGGTATTGCTTCTACCACACTAAGCATCTGGAAGGAAAATCCGTGGCGGTACCGGAATACTTATCAGATCCCACATTAAGCATTATCTTCTACGAAATTACTGCCAACACTACCTCTAAACAACTTCAATCCGATTACTGGGGTGGGCAGGCGAAATAGCCGTCACCGCGTTATATTGTCATCCAAAGTTTTAACTgacttcaaagaattttttaacaCATTGGGGAACAAATTTGTTGCCACTGGAGGTTTTAATGCTAAGCACGCTCATTGGGGATCCAGACTGATCACTCCCAAGGAAAGACAGTTGTAGGATGTGCTAGCTAGAGACAGTGGCCTTTTCTGGGCAGCCCACTTATTAGCGAACAAATGGATGAAAAATCCCGGACCTGCTTCTCTTTGAGCGAACCGTGCTATTAACTATTTTCAGATCACCCGCCCGTCGTCTAAACACTTGCGAGTGTACCTTCTAGAACAAGCAATACAAGTAGGAAATTAACAACCAAATCACGAGCCGAAAACCAGACgtgaaataaacaagtcgggaaaccggaagcttgacgcttcaggtataaaaggttttgtgtttccctatgtgaggagcataacgtagttctccattggcttatagcattgacccgagatattgaaatcgttcagttctgggcaggttactgccattgccagaactcagcgatttaaatatctcgcgtcaacgctatcagccaatggagaactgcgtaatgaaattgtttcacgcattaatgcaacctggatgaagtggcattcctcaactggtgttctttgtgatcaacgtgtcagcgcacgtaccaaatctaaattttactgcaatgtcgtccgtctgccactctctatagttctgagtgttggccgactataaaggacaatgaacggcgtcttgcggtaatggggacgaagatgttgcattgcactggtggcgtgacacgttttgattacgtctgaaatgagaatatccgcgatcgatatgggtttgcaccgatcgtggaaaaactgcaagagaggcgttttcgatggtgtggtcacgtaattcacgctaacgagaattcaacaaccagtattgatcagattacatcctgatgaggcatttgataaaataaaatgacgaaaccgatcatcacgagccgaccccgcttgtgaactgaaggctgatgaaaaagaaaaagatgtgaggagcgatgagtgcacgacagctccgtgtaatataactaaaaattccattgccctctattttctagaaagcgatttaaataaatcatttgatggaaagccctgtgttgataatggtcaccctcatacgcttcacgctctgagtttaatattattagcgaatgaaaacaatttaaccagcatcaaaatataaaaaagggctagggagaattagtttcttcttgaatggaattttgatatttcactcgaacttcaattattctcgttaattatgacgtcagcatcttatttgtatggcttaggatgctgctaattagcacgaaattgataagtttgaacagctataactttcccactaatagttggattttcatgaaacctggcatgtgtatgcacgaggctgtcctctatgtcggtgcaaaatttagtacacttaggatgaacttaaggggagttttttagtctatttctaaaagttgataatatactattagtaaattttttgagcagataccggaatgggacatctctcgaagattagatttcacataagtgttttacacaaaaacttaaaaagggctgcagataaatagattcttcataaatgcgactttaatatttcacgcgaatgtcaattattccgggtaattatgacgtcagcatctgatttgcatggctttggaagcagtaaactcactcgaaattgctaagtttgaactgctataactttggcgttaattgcctgatttccatgaaatttagcacgtatatacaaaatattgtcccctatgctagtacaaaattcggaagtcgtaggatgaatttaaggggggtttttcagtaaatttctaaaaagtagtaatatactattagtaagtttatttgagcagatatcggaatgggacatattttgaggcctagatttcatccaggCGCATCACgctaatttttttcggatttttaggttgggtagtttccgaaaatgagtcctgtctcacttcaaatgcgtacattttgactccttactcacgcactttgcaatttatgccaaaattaatgtcagtttcggaaagtacaaatcgagacctttcatttgataccctacacaactatatccggtgaaaaaaaattttgaatcccccctttgcatgtatggggagccccctttaaactccacctaaatttatgccattcgctgtatgcgtgggatttcatagttcccatcggtccaccaaatttcgtttggatcagtttagccgttttggagaaaaatgcgtgtgacagacagacagacagacattgaatcgattttaataaggttttgttttacacaaaaccttaaaaagacagacaagcagacagacattgaaccgactttaatagggttttgttttgcaaacgaaCCCTTAAGAAACGTAGTAAAGTAATGTATATTTGAGAATAGATTCATATTAACTTAAAAACAAACCGCCACCCGCAGTTAACGTGTTAAGGTTACAATTTACCACTAAAAAACtggatttttttacaaaacaatATCTTCTTTTTATCGGTATGTGTGTGTGTTAATTTTATTGTGTTCTGCGGGACCCcgagcacagtagatctactataggcagtacccttacaaaaatgaccccacttgcaaatgtgcttgcagaagcttatctgtacacatcagagacgctaaacaaggaaaaggcataatcttcgtcaaatcgtattggtaagagagagatcggtgagcttttgctattctggtactacggcgtgctcacccatatggcaaaaagttgtttcacgtattcacttatacataagcaaaaacatgccaatctcaccaatacattagcaagtccgggcggtatgtcaaacacagctgatcgggttttcggtacatctcgctcatgctcaagggcaaaacaatttgaaatcgtgtgtactcgcactgatttccccccttgaggggtaagggggagtgaggtagctgtctagtatctaactgtgccccGAGAACCTAACCGTGCGCGGCAGACCACACTGGTCCGGCTTACGGTGCCAGCGATATACGATGTGTTAATAATTGGGCTAATCACAATTAAAACTCCTTAAACGTTTTTACGAAGACCCTTGCAAACACAACTGTGTCAGATCCAGTCCGAATAGGAAGGAAGCGTGTTACAAAATTAGAAACACATGCCGTTAATCAACTTAGGTGGTTAGGTTTTTTTATAGAATAAGATTACCCACGACACTTACTTTTTGATTAAATTAAATGTATtcagaaacgcctgctgaacactACCAAACTACCCCGAGCAATATTGCTGTCGATAACAATCGGAATCGTATTAGGCTGACGTTCCACTGTTAGGTGTGTCCGAAGTATTTACAAGACGGTCTCATCACAGTGAGGGCCGCAACACAACTGTCTTTTTGTCaaagaacaaaataaaaatcatttagTATTAAAACTTATCTAGGGAAATCAACTGAATATTGTATTGCAAAACCAGGAATAATCTCGTTgcataaaaaaattgaacacgCCATTAGGGGTAGTCCACTCAAATTTGAATTACCCTATAATTAAAGCGCAAGTACTTGTCACTGGGAATTCCCAAGTTCAATAATCAACAGCTTATTGTTTCTCAACTGGGATTCCCCTTATATTCGAATACTATGCGATTAGAGCACATCTAGCGGATTTAAACTCAACATTTCTACACGTGCTAACTGAAGTCATATTGTTTTGACATTCACCACTCAGTTTCCCGGTCGTATTAAGAACACAATGGGAAAAACTAAGAAAAAGGATGGTAAGGGCGAGGAAGTAGAAAACAAAGAAGGGAAAGTTCACAGTTTCATCAATGGCAAAGTCCAGAAGAAGGAGAAGCACCAGAATCCGGATAAGAAGAGGAAAACTCTGCTTGAACCGAAAGCAAAAACATTGAAAAAGGAGCGCAAGGACGATAACGATGAAGGCAAGAAACCCAAGAACAAAAATCAGACAcctgaaaaaaatagaaattctaAACGAAGGAATAACTTGCCATTGAGTGCGGCCGCATCGGAGGATATTTCCACGGAAGCACCAGAAGAGACATCCGAGAAAACACTTCGACACGAGTCGAAACCAGGTAGGTTCCTCAACAAGTGACAAGTGATCACCTACTCAACACCTTTTCATTCAGAAAACACCATTTTCGTTGGTAATCTACCAACAAACAcaaagcaaaagcaactcaagATGTTATTCGAGAAATTCGGCAAAGTTGTTTCTGTCCGGCTTCGAACTAGCTTAGGAAAAAGACTCTTCAAGCATACAATGCGTAAAAAAACAGATTCATTGAATGGCTACGTAGTCTTCGAAAGCATCGAATCAAAGGAGAAGGCGCTGAAGTTGACCGGGACGGAATTCAAGGCGCGGCACATTCGCGTGACTAGCGCCCAGGACCTCTCAAGTGAGCCCAAGAGAACAGTTTTCGTAGGCAACCTAAAGTATAGTAAGTAACCACTTGCGACCCTTTAGAGAGTGAATTCAAAACGGAAATTTTCCCAGATGCAACCGACGAGAAACTGCACGAGATCTTCTCTACTTGCGGCGATGTAGATTACGTTCGGACGATCCGCAACGAGAAAGGTTGCACAGGCGTGGCCTACGTTTGCTTCAAAAAGCCAGAGGCAGTGTCGCTGGCTCTTGATCTGAACGACACAATGCTGGACGAGCGGCCGATACGAGTGCAACGTTACAAGAAAAACGACGGCGAAGTGAAGGGAGGAAAAAAAGTCCTCAGTGGCCCCGCTAGGAGGATGtcggaaaagaaaaataaacaagcAAAGGGAGGAAAATCGGCCAAAAGCGCTGCATCAAAGAAGTCGGATAGTCCcagaaaggaaaagaaatcaGACTTTCATGGGAAGAAAATATCAACGACAAAAAAGGTACGCCCGCGTATTTTCGCGAGTTTGCactaaaataatttcattttcagaaacctaaggataagaagaagaaagtatCGCATCTGCAAAAGCTGGCCAACAAAATAGCGCCAAAATAAAAGTCCCCAGTCGCTTTAAATCCGATGTTTTATTGTACTGATAAAGGATAAGGCCATTTTATTCTTACAGCAACGAACATCGAATGCTACCCTAGCTTCCGCTCTCTAATCACTAACTGAATTGTTTTCTCATTCTCGCCTGAACTTCACTTGGGAAACATTTCAGATTCGCTAACGCACAGTCTTTACAAAATGTCTTCTCATAGAATACGCTACACCTGGTCCGTTTACACACTACTATCCCACAAACAGTG
The window above is part of the Hermetia illucens chromosome 3, iHerIll2.2.curated.20191125, whole genome shotgun sequence genome. Proteins encoded here:
- the LOC119651145 gene encoding nucleolar protein 12, whose translation is MGKTKKKDGKGEEVENKEGKVHSFINGKVQKKEKHQNPDKKRKTLLEPKAKTLKKERKDDNDEGKKPKNKNQTPEKNRNSKRRNNLPLSAAASEDISTEAPEETSEKTLRHESKPENTIFVGNLPTNTKQKQLKMLFEKFGKVVSVRLRTSLGKRLFKHTMRKKTDSLNGYVVFESIESKEKALKLTGTEFKARHIRVTSAQDLSSEPKRTVFVGNLKYNATDEKLHEIFSTCGDVDYVRTIRNEKGCTGVAYVCFKKPEAVSLALDLNDTMLDERPIRVQRYKKNDGEVKGGKKVLSGPARRMSEKKNKQAKGGKSAKSAASKKSDSPRKEKKSDFHGKKISTTKKKPKDKKKKVSHLQKLANKIAPK